A portion of the Phyllopteryx taeniolatus isolate TA_2022b chromosome 15, UOR_Ptae_1.2, whole genome shotgun sequence genome contains these proteins:
- the sec16a gene encoding protein transport protein Sec16A isoform X1 yields the protein MQPPPRTGPQGASGPPPSGPNMFRRTRPLKHTAASTAAAPASMPPSTQPMTDPFAFVRAPPPMGAEGVQVPHSDSLLTQAPPDSTYTLPGPGLAPQPQTSEGVPAAPAGPPLSSLPGVPMFSPHSSAAPGVHTGYAPSHSEQGYFNSREHTSAVAAEPPSVPSAPVPFNQESHAQSPPQPVTFQPVPPAASSSQRTSDHGSRPPSVQNYFQPTSDPPQQPFNPQPQAQMYPSNAPTPPTQFRHHQMQNPLPHQNPGNAPSPHYAGLNMTQQHNSHIQHQSYFMQTSAPQVVWFNQAPQDPGYHQVATAPVHLQPDSDSGSHRVPDMGPQHGSASATVPYAQESGTLAMFFNDDVENEETLAGERKKVLNGIPESSHSQNNPQGAPPAHSGLSGVPIDNQGSRFQDHSHIPYMNDGNATSHRRSPNPPDARYDHVENLECVPNQEVLPNEIHGSPAGLPAAHGMDTYGTGPNLETPDSIPRPIRSASASSNYSNMSHGSGTASRRHQGVVGTFIQQESPRLAEDANLPSTAVAAAGGYFEQIDSSPAGDAATQPSSSEQMWPSTPSPPKPTGTFQASANSSFEPVRSHGVGVRPAEFDRAKMVAEGGADPTLGNLEQPPDNMENIYGPGHPLPIGVPQLTNPVVQSHSRPSSRAFGASRPCESPATTLWAQGEPTSLGASILLAPAAPTVLAPLREPSGDVIQPPEDGPLDLHPHQRIPQQHSENLENPPKVSELDTVSSQGNMGYASLLVSESIQQPVLIAPPVSNSVIPPSTFAQVASLSTTPVRTHGQGTSISLAPVLSPSQNPLSPPAPTSNPFPLNLTRESAEVTTSGIASAQPHPVPPSFSHGPSLSGDPHFVLPVNPLASLATASVTNHNQPSNYELLDFSMHQSQSQNQASGHPSTLHESQQSSNGFYMQVTKDAQHGLRVDVNAPVQTSGPSATSQVTAASLSSATPVLPVSSPSAPMVLTAPSSSAPPVPLASSSNTGVSLTSSIAGTDSQQPPPEPARIAEANAAAQGQSDASFPVRGVEPFPGQYPALMQGPATASVPPRPLPPGSLPPASAQQAPAEPPRPPSSAGSQQGYGYPPPGPGHMYGGYYGNYGEYPDGRTPYPPGPYPPGDPRAQQYYQDGPYKSRGDPWYGRYEGPNPAYRDPNYQCREPPPERPSSRASQYSDRPPSRQGYPEDYHRANRSAYDEYYANYAKHYDYAGYNYGQYDPRYGGYYDQSYWSTYDDRYRSRDNYYNQQMYPARKEGYEDQWRYYPGYDSSFDDDYRRRGGDAYNDDFDRRSVHSEQSAHSVHSSHSHHSRRSSFSSRSQQSQMYRSQPDLVSAVYDATASTLAVDYSYGQYPNQTDASQNYGQYLYPSEYTADSTWLTPEQPPPRPATPEKFTMPHRCACFGPGGHLVQVLPNLPSAGQPALVDIYNLETVLQNTLDQEELLSFPGPLVKEETHKVDVIKFSQNKALACSHDNNLLDRDSACLLWDFIVLLCRQNGTVVGTDIADLLLKEHRSVWLPGKSPNEANLIDFNNEPLARAEEEPEAGPLSHIFMTVPENVGEETEHFRELLLFGRKKDALEAAMKGGLWGHALLLASKMDNRTHARVMTRFANSLPINDPLQTVYQLMSGRMPASATCCGEEKWGDWRPHLAMVLSNLTHTLDLDTRTITTMGDTLASKGLIDAAHFCYLMAQAGLGVYAKKTTKMVLIGSNHSLPFYHFATNQAIQRTEAYEYAQSLGSQPCSLPNFQVFKLIYACRLAEAGLSAQAFHYCEVISRTVLVQPSYYSPVFISQVIQMSEKLRFFDPQLKEKPEQELFNEPDWLIQLRELAGQIRTGTVTYSADRRSPTQFTSSSPSSDLDLPIPAEPNDELDGPGSDNPLMSSLLPGPTPQGVQLMPPAPTSILQDGMAPPQPPCDMPQFYPVPPSGPAGHVPVSGYPPHDLAYAPPHFQPPPVQSEMYPGAHQHPGPPPPHMGQMSPLMPPPQVPHSPVQGSHPPLQMPAHVPPSPGHMGTPPEMQINQPISPHRSSLTPQMDFYDHMAQLAPGRRSRTTSQSSVHRASGRRSRTTSESSTHSGGRDRSNSAVKQASPPPPSIPEQPRKEETKKAKKDSPKKSGGGVGWLTTWLYRKGKNEAHLPDDKNKSIVWDEKKQKWVDLNEPEEESKPLAPPPSGFPKMAPMPVPSGPAAPPSSGPPVNMFSRRAGLKSRYVDVLNPGGGAKAAGMTPAPPMVLFAPLAPMPMPTNLFVPSSAPNDQQPREGSEGGNQEQMSPNTSVPQMFNPTLLPPVPQGPPVLDGSHSGELSRSSSMSSLSREVSQHLNQSHHPGLRNAPVGGGGFL from the exons ATGCAGCCCCCCCCTCGGACTGGACCCCAGGGAGCCTCTGGGCCTCCTCCTTCCGGGCCGAATATGTTCCGCAGGACCAGGCCTCTTAAGCATACAGCAGCATCAACAGCAGCTGCGCCTGCTTCAATGCCACCCTCTACCCAACCCATGACAGACCCGTTCGCTTTTGTCCGAGCCCCACCTCCTATGGGTGCAGAGGGTGTCCAAGTACCCCACAGCGACTCTCTGCTAACACAAGCCCCACCCGATTCCACCTACACTCTTCCAGGCCCAGGTCTAGCCCCGCAACCGCAGACATCGGAGGGTGTCCCAGCTGCTCCAGCTGGCCCCCCACTGTCCTCTCTGCCAGGGGTGCCCATGTTCAGCCCTCACAGTTCAGCCGCGCCTGGTGTTCATACGGGATACGCCCCTTCGCATTCTGAACAAGGGTACTTTAACTCGAGAGAGCATACGTCAGCCGTAGCTGCAGAACCGCCATCTGTGCCGTCAGCCCCAGTACCATTTAATCAGGAATCCCACGCACAGTCTCCTCCTCAGCCTGTCACcttccagccagtgcctcctgCTGCCTCCTCTTCTCAAAGGACCTCCGATCATGGAAGTCGCCCTCCATCTGTTCAGAACTATTTTCAGCCTACAAGTGACCCTCCACAACAGCCTTTTAATCCACAGCCGCAGGCCCAGATGTACCCCTCGAATGCCCCTACCCCTCCGACACAATTTAGGCATCACCAGATGCAAAATCCTCTTCCACATCAGAACCCCGGAAATGCCCCCAGTCCTCATTATGCTGGACTAAATATGACCCAACAGCATAACTCTCATATCCAACACCAGAGCTATTTCATGCAGACCTCTGCCCCACAGGTCGTGTGGTTCAATCAAGCGCCACAGGACCCAGGCTACCACCAAGTGGCGACTGCCCCGGTCCACCTGCAGCCTGACTCAGACTCTGGATCTCATCGTGTACCTGACATGGGTCCCCAGCATGGTTCTGCTTCTGCGACAGTTCCGTATGCTCAAGAGTCTGGTACACTCGCCATGTTTTTCAACGATGATGTAGAAAATGAGGAAACCTTGGCCGGAGAGCGAAAAAAGGTCCTGAACGGCATTCCTGAATCCTCTCATTCTCAGAATAATCCGCAAGGTGCCCCACCAGCCCACAGTGGTCTTTCAGGTGTTCCTATTGATAACCAAGGCTCTCGTTTTCAAGACCATTCACACATACCATATATGAACGACGGAAACGCTACATCGCACAGAAGGAGTCCAAATCCCCCTGATGCCCGGTATGACCATGTGGAGAATTTGGAATGTGTACCGAACCAGGAAGTGTTGCCCAATGAAATTCATGGCAGTCCTGCTGGATTACCTGCAGCCCACGGAATGGACACCTATGGAACTGGCCCTAACCTGGAGACTCCGGATTCTATTCCCAGACCAATAAGATCTGCTAGTGCATCATCAAACTACAGTAATATGAGTCACGGAAGTGGTACTGCCAGTCGTCGACACCAAGGTGTAGTTGGTACCTTTATTCAGCAGGAGAGCCCACGTCTCGCAGAGGATGCTAACTTGCCTTCCAcggctgttgctgctgctggagGCTACTTTGAACAGATTGACTCTTCTCCAGCTGGAGATGCGGCCACACAGCCGAGCTCTTCGGAGCAAATGTGGCCCTCTACGCCTAGCCCGCCAAAACCAACTGGTACCTTCCAGGCCAGTGCTAACAGCTCGTTTGAGCCTGTCCGCTCACACGGGGTCGGGGTGCGCCCCGCTGAGTTCGATAGAGCTAAAATGGTAGCGGAAGGTGGCGCAGATCCTACATTGGGCAATCTGGAGCAGCCACCAGATAATATGGAAAATATTTACGGGCCAGGTCACCCTCTGCCTATTGGTGTACCTCAGCTGACAAACCCCGTGGTTCAGTCTCACTCTCGACCCTCATCCCGTGCCTTTGGCGCCAGTCGTCCCTGTGAGAGTCCTGCCACGACTTTATGGGCCCAGGGTGAGCCTACCAGCTTGGGTGCTAGCATTCTGTTAGCGCCCGCAGCCCCGACTGTTCTCGCTCCACTAAGGGAGCCTAGTGGAGATGTTATACAGCCACCAGAAGATGGTCCACTGGACCTTCATCCTCATCAAAGAATCCCACAACAACATTCAGAGAACCTAGAGAACCCACCAAAGGTGAGTGAGTTAGACACCGTGAGCTCTCAAGGCAACATGGGCTATGCGTCTCTCCTTGTGTCTGAATCGATCCAGCAGCCTGTTCTGATTGCCCCACCTGTGTCCAACTCTGTGATTCCCCCCAGTACCTTTGCTCAAGTGGCCAGTTTAAGTACTACACCTGTAAGAACACACGGACAAGGCACCAGTATATCTCTTGCACCTGTTCTTTCCCCCAGTCAGAATCCACTTAGCCCCCCTGCTCCTACCTCAAACCCATTCCCGCTCAATCTGACTCGTGAAAGTGCTGAAGTGACAACTTCCGGAATCGCTTCAGCACAGCCGCATCCAGTCCCCCCCTCTTTTTCTCATGGCCCATCGTTGAGTGGAGACCCCCACTTTGTTCTCCCCGTTAATCCTCTGGCATCGCTTGCAACTGCTTCTGTCACCAATCACAATCAGCCCTCAAATTATGAACTCCTCGATTTTTCTATGCACCAATCACAGAGCCAAAATCAAGCATCTGGGCATCCGTCTACTTTACACGAGTCTCAACAGTCAAGTAATGGATTTTACATGCAGGTGACCAAAGATGCGCAACATGGGCTAAGAGTGGATGTGAATGCTCCTGTTCAGACATCAGGTCCTTCAGCTACATCACAGGTCACTGCAGCTTCTTTATCGTCCGCTACACCGGTCCTGCCAGTTTCATCACCGTCCGCTCCAATGGTCCTgacagctccatcgtcatccgCTCCACCAGTCCCGCTGGCCTCTTCGTCAAACACAGGGGTTTCGCTGACTTCTTCCATAGCAGGCACAGACAGTCAGCAGCCCCCACCAGAACCCGCAAGGATAGCAGAGGCAAATGCTGCAGCACAGGGGCAAAGTGATGCCTCTTTTCCTGTAAGGGGAGTAGAGCCTTTCCCTGGGCAGTATCCAGCCCTGATGCAAGGACCTGCTACTGCAAGCGTTCCTCCAAGGCCACTCCCTCCTGGGTCACTCCCTCCTGCATCTGCTCAGCAAGCTCCCGCAGAGCCGCCTCGACCACCCTCTTCTGCTGGCAGCCAGCAGGGCTACGGGTACCCTCCTCCTGGCCCGGGTCACATGTATGGAGGCTATTATGGAAACTATGGAGAATACCCCGACGGCCGAACACCATATCCTCCTGGTCCATACCCACCCGGGGATCCGAGAGCTCAGCAGTATTATCAG gATGGTCCATATAAATCCAGAGGAGATCCTTGGTATGGCAGGTATGAGGGCCCCAACCCAGCTTACCGTGACCCAAACTACCAATGCCGAGAGCCTCCACCAGAACGACCCAGCTCCAGGGCCAGTCAGTACTCTGATCGGCCCCCATCCAG GCAAGGCTATCCTGAGGACTACCACAGAGCGAACCGAAGTGCCTATGATGAATATTATGCAAATTACGCCAAGCACTATGATTATGCAG GATACAACTATGGACAGTATGATCCCCGATACGGAGGATACTATGATCAGTCCTACTGGTCCACTTATGACGACAGATATAGAAGCAGAGACAACTACTATAATCAACAAATGTATCCTGCCAG GAAAGAAGGCTACGAGGACCAGTGGCGCTACTACCCCGGTTACGATAGCAGCTTCGACGACGACTACCGCCGGCGTGGTGGCGACGCATACAATGACGACTTTGACCGACGCAGCGTGCACAGCGAGCAGTCTGCTCACAGCGTGCACAGCTCTCATAGCCACCATAGCAGACGCAGCAGCTTCAGCTCGAGGTCCCAACAG AGCCAAATGTACAGGAGTCAGCCGGACTTGGTGTCAGCGGTCTATGATGCCACAGCATCCACGCTGGCTGTGGACTACTCCTACGGACAGTACCCAAACCAGACCGACGCATCCCAGAACTACGGACAGTACCTCTATCCCTCTGAGTACACAGCAGACAGCACCTGGCTCACCCCTGAACAGC CGCCCCCTCGTCCGGCCACCCCGGAGAAGTTCACGATGCCCCACCGTTGTGCCTGCTTTGGACCCGGTGGTCATCTCGTCCAGGTTCTGCCCAATCTTCCCTCAGCAGGACAGCCTGCTCTTGTTGATATTTATAACTTGGAG ACAGTGCTGCAGAACACTTTGGATCAGGAAGAACTACTATCTTTCCCTGGACCACTTGTTAA GGAGGAGACCCACAAGGTGGATGTGATAAAGTTCTCCCAGAATAAAGCGCTGGCATGTTCCCATGACAACAACCTCTTAGACAGAGATTCCGCCTGCCTACTTTGGGACTTCATTGTGCTGCTGTGCAGACAGAATGGG ACTGTGGTAGGCACCGACATCGCCGACCTGTTACTGAAGGAGCATCGTTCCGTGTGGCTGCCAGGCAAGAGTCCAAATGAAGCAAATCTGATTGATTTCAACAACGAGCCACTGGCCAGAGCGGAGGAGGAGCCAGAAGCCGGACCGTTGTCGCACATCTTCATGACGGTACCAGAAAATGTTGGAGAAGAAACGGAACACTTCAGGGAGCTGCTGCTGTTCGGTCGCAAgaag GATGCGCTCGAAGCAGCTATGAAAGGAGGTCTGTGGGGCCACGCTCTCCTTTTGGCCAGTAAGATGGACAACAGGACACATGCACGTGTCATGACAAG GTTTGCCAACAGTTTGCCCATCAATGACCCTCTCCAGACGGTGTACCAGCTCATGTCGGGTAGGATGCCTGCTTCAGCTACT TGCTGTGGAGAGGAGAAGTGGGGTGATTGGCGCCCTCACCTGGCCATGGTGTTGTCTAACCTCACACACACTTTGGACCTGGACACTCGCACAATCACCACCATGGGTGACACTCTAG CGTCGAAGGGGCTGATTGATGCAGCACACTTCTGCTATTTAATGGCTCAAGCTGGTCTGGGTGTTTACGCCAAGAAGACCACCAAGATGGTTTTGATTGGCTCCAACCACAG TTTACCCTTCTACCACTTTGCGACCAATCAAGCAATCCAGAGGACGGAAGCCTATGAGTATGCTCAGTCTCTGGGCTCCCAGCCTTGCTCCCTCCCCAATTTCCAG GTCTTCAAGTTGATCTATGCATGCCGTTTGGCTGAAGCAGGCTTGAGTGCTCAGGCATTCCACTACTGTGAAGTCATCTCTCGGACTGTCCTCGTGCAGCCATCCTATTACTCCCCTGTATTCATTAGCCAAGTCATTCAG ATGTCCGAAAAGCTGCGATTCTTCGACCCCCAACTGAAGGAGAAGCCCGAGCAGGAGTTGTTCAATGAGCCTGATTGGTTGATCCAGCTCAGAGAGCTGGCTGGGCAGATCAGA ACGGGGACAGTTACCTACAGTGCTGACAGAAGAAGTCCCACACAATTCACCAGCAGCAGCCCCAGCTCGGACCTGGATCTGCCCATTCCAGCGGAGCCGAACGACGAGTTGGACGGTCCTGGCTCCGACAATCCATTGATGAGCTCGTTACTGCCTGGGCCTACACCGCAGGGAGTACAGCTCATGCCTCCAG CGCCCACCTCCATCCTCCAAGACGGAATGGCCCCGCCTCAACCCCCCTGCGATATGCCACAGTTCTACCCAGTACCACCCAGCGGGCCAGCCGGTCATGTTCCTGTGTCAGGCTACCCTCCGCACGATCTGGCCTATGCGCCTCCCCACTTCCAGCCTCCACCCGTGCAGTCGGAAATGTACCCGGGAGCTCACCAGCACCCCGGGCCCCCGCCCCCTCATATGGGCCAGATGTCACCCCTCATGCCCCCGCCCCAAGTGCCCCATTCACCTGTGCAAGGGAGCCACCCGCCGCTCCAGATGCCGGCACACGTGCCGCCTTCGCCCGGGCACATGGGCACACCACCAGAGATGCAGATCAACCAACCGATCTCCCCGCACAGAAGCTCCCTCACACCGCAGATGGACTTCTATGACCACATGGCACAGCTG GCTCCTGGCAGGAGATCGAGGACCACGTCACAGTCTTCAGTGCACCGG GCCTCGGGACGACGCTCTCGCACCACTTCAGAGTCATCAACTCACTCTGGCGGGCGCGACAGGAGCAATTCGGCTGTCAAACAGGCTTCTCCTCCACCTCCCTCTATTCCTGAGCAGCCCCGCAAAGAGGAGACTAAAAAAGCCAAGAAAGACTCTCCCAAAAAG AGTGGCGGCGGTGTGGGTTGGCTCACGACTTGGCTTTACAGGAAGGGCAAGAATGAGGCTCACTTACCGGacgacaaaaacaaatct ATCGTGTGGGACGAAAAGAAGCAGAAATGGGTTGACTTGAATGAGCCTGAGGAAGAG AGTAAACCCCTTGCACCACCTCCCTCTGGGTTCCCCAAAATGGCTCCCATGCCTGTTCCTTCAGGGCCAGCTGCACCCCCGAGCAGTGGCCCTCCAGTCAACATGTTCTCTAGGAGAGCTG GCTTGAAGAGCAGATATGTGGATGTGCTGAACCCCGGTGGAGGTGCCAAAGCAGCCGGGATGACTCCTGCTCCTCCCATGGTCCTCTTTGCTCCTCTCGCACCGATGCCCATGCCCACCAACCTATTTGTGCCTAGTTCAG CTCCCAATGATCAACAACCTCGAGAAGGCAGCGAAGGAGGAAATCAGGAGCAGATGTCACCAAACACCTCTGTTCCACAG ATGTTCAATCCAACGCTGTTACCGCCCGTGCCGCAAGGCCCTCCTGTCCTCGACGGCTCACATTCTGGAGAG CTCTCACGTTCTAGCTCAATGAGCTCTTTATCACGAGAAGTGAGTCAGCATTTAAACCAG AGTCATCATCCAGGCCTGAGAAATGCACCTGTAGGGGGCGGCGGCTTTTTATAA